The following proteins are co-located in the Frankiales bacterium genome:
- a CDS encoding YebC/PmpR family DNA-binding transcriptional regulator, translated as MSGHSKWATTKHKKAVVDAKRSKLFAKLIKNIEVAARMGGGDPDANPTLYDAIYKAKKNSVPNDNIDRAVKRGSGAEAGGAEYSTIMYEGYGPNGVAVLVECLTDNRNRAASDVRVAMTRNGGSMADPGSVSYLFSRKGVVIVPKGTLSEDDVLGAVLDAGAEEVNDLGEAFEVVSAAGDVVAVRTALQAEGIDYESAETSFLPSMQVEVDEDTARKVLRLIDALEDNDDVQNVFVNADFTDEVLEAIDA; from the coding sequence ATGAGCGGCCACTCCAAGTGGGCGACCACGAAGCACAAGAAGGCCGTGGTCGATGCGAAGCGCAGCAAGCTGTTCGCGAAGCTGATCAAGAACATCGAGGTCGCGGCCCGCATGGGCGGCGGCGACCCCGACGCGAACCCCACCCTCTACGACGCCATCTACAAGGCCAAGAAGAACTCGGTCCCGAACGACAACATCGACCGCGCGGTCAAGCGCGGGTCCGGCGCGGAGGCCGGCGGTGCCGAGTACTCCACGATCATGTACGAGGGCTACGGCCCCAACGGTGTCGCGGTGCTCGTCGAGTGCCTCACCGACAACCGCAACCGCGCGGCCTCCGACGTGCGGGTCGCGATGACCCGCAACGGCGGGTCGATGGCCGACCCGGGGTCGGTGTCCTACCTGTTCAGCCGCAAGGGCGTCGTCATCGTCCCCAAGGGCACGCTCAGCGAGGACGACGTTCTCGGGGCCGTGCTCGACGCCGGTGCCGAGGAGGTCAACGACCTCGGCGAGGCCTTCGAGGTGGTCAGCGCCGCGGGCGACGTCGTCGCGGTCCGCACGGCGCTGCAGGCCGAGGGCATCGACTACGAGTCGGCCGAGACCTCGTTCCTGCCGAGCATGCAGGTGGAGGTCGACGAGGACACCGCCCGCAAGGTGCTACGGCTCATCGACGCCCTCGAGGACAACGACGACGTCCAGAACGTCTTCGTCAACGCCGACTTCACCGACGAGGTCCTCGAGGCCATCGACGCGTAG
- the ruvB gene encoding Holliday junction branch migration DNA helicase RuvB yields MTGRHPDADRAALEVVHEDGSRLVAPELAGDDAAVEGALRPRTLEAFIGQQRVKDQLGLVLEAAAARGRAADHVLLAGPPGLGKTTLSMIIAAELGVPMRVTSGPALQHAGDLAAVLSSLVPGEVLFPDEIHRMSRAAEEMLYLAMEDFRVDIIVGKGPGATAIPLELPAFTLVGATTRAGLLPGPLRDRFGFTAHMDFYEPGDLRAILTRSAALLDVDLDGAAADEIALRSRGTPRVANRLLRRVRDYAQVRADGRVDLAVARAALALYEVDGIGLDRIDRAVLDALLRRFGGGPVGLSTLAVAVGEEPETVESVCEPFLVRAGLLARTSRGRAATPAAWEHLGLTPPRGSTPVPPFAELGDAEDAPDGREDSGPGAGPA; encoded by the coding sequence ATGACGGGCCGGCACCCCGATGCGGACCGGGCCGCGCTCGAGGTCGTGCACGAGGACGGCTCGCGCCTCGTGGCGCCCGAGCTGGCCGGCGACGACGCCGCGGTCGAGGGCGCCCTGCGTCCCCGCACGCTGGAGGCGTTCATCGGCCAGCAGCGGGTGAAGGACCAGCTCGGCCTGGTGCTCGAGGCGGCCGCGGCACGGGGCCGGGCCGCCGACCACGTGCTGCTCGCCGGCCCGCCCGGCCTCGGCAAGACCACGCTGTCGATGATCATCGCGGCCGAGCTCGGCGTGCCGATGCGGGTCACCAGCGGGCCGGCCCTGCAGCACGCGGGCGACCTCGCGGCGGTGCTGTCGAGCCTGGTGCCGGGGGAGGTGCTGTTCCCCGACGAGATCCACCGGATGTCGCGCGCGGCCGAGGAGATGCTCTACCTCGCGATGGAGGACTTCCGGGTCGACATCATCGTGGGCAAGGGCCCGGGCGCGACGGCCATCCCGCTCGAGCTCCCGGCGTTCACCCTGGTGGGCGCCACCACCCGGGCCGGCCTGCTGCCCGGTCCGCTGCGCGACCGCTTCGGCTTCACGGCCCACATGGACTTCTACGAGCCGGGCGACCTGCGCGCGATCCTCACCCGCAGCGCAGCCCTGCTCGACGTCGACCTCGACGGCGCCGCCGCAGACGAGATCGCCCTGCGCAGCCGGGGCACGCCCCGGGTGGCCAACCGGCTGCTGCGCCGGGTGCGCGACTACGCCCAGGTGCGCGCGGACGGCCGGGTCGACCTCGCCGTGGCCCGGGCCGCGCTCGCGCTCTACGAGGTCGACGGGATCGGGCTCGACCGGATCGACCGCGCGGTGCTCGACGCGCTGCTGCGGCGCTTCGGCGGCGGTCCCGTCGGGCTGTCCACGCTCGCCGTGGCGGTGGGCGAGGAGCCCGAGACGGTCGAGAGCGTGTGCGAGCCGTTCCTCGTCCGCGCCGGCCTGCTGGCCCGCACCTCGCGCGGCCGGGCGGCCACGCCCGCGGCGTGGGAGCACCTGGGCCTCACCCCGCCCCGGGGCAGCACGCCCGTGCCGCCGTTCGCGGAGCTCGGCGACGCCGAGGACGCCCCCGACGGGCGCGAGGATTCGGGTCCGGGCGCCGGCCCTGCCTAG
- the ruvC gene encoding crossover junction endodeoxyribonuclease RuvC has translation MRVLGVDPGLTRCGVGVVDGAPGRVLSLVHVEVVRTAPDDDLATRLLAVERGIEAVLDATRPDALAVERVFSQHNVRTVMGTAQAGAIAVVAAARRGIPVAVHTPSEVKAAVTGHGRADKAQVGAMVARLLRLAEAPRPADAADALALAICHLWRGDASARLAAAAAAAPRSRIPARGSRAVPARAHLSGGRP, from the coding sequence ATGCGTGTGCTCGGGGTCGACCCCGGCCTGACCCGGTGCGGGGTCGGCGTGGTCGACGGCGCACCCGGCCGCGTGCTGTCGCTCGTGCACGTCGAGGTGGTGCGCACGGCTCCCGACGACGACCTCGCCACCCGGCTGCTGGCCGTCGAGCGCGGGATCGAGGCGGTGCTCGACGCCACGCGCCCGGACGCGCTGGCCGTGGAGCGGGTGTTCAGCCAGCACAACGTGCGCACGGTGATGGGCACCGCCCAGGCCGGCGCGATCGCCGTGGTCGCGGCCGCGCGCCGGGGCATCCCGGTCGCCGTGCACACCCCGAGCGAGGTCAAGGCCGCGGTGACCGGCCACGGACGTGCGGACAAGGCGCAGGTGGGCGCCATGGTGGCCCGGCTGCTGCGCCTGGCCGAGGCACCTCGCCCGGCCGACGCCGCCGACGCCCTCGCCCTGGCCATCTGCCACCTGTGGCGCGGCGACGCCTCGGCCCGCCTCGCGGCGGCCGCCGCGGCCGCGCCGCGCTCCCGCATCCCGGCCCGGGGCTCCCGGGCCGTCCCCGCCCGCGCGCACCTGTCCGGAGGCCGTCCGTGA
- a CDS encoding phosphatidylinositol mannoside acyltransferase, with protein sequence MSTVTDTLVAWGYGAGWSTVRRMPERMAYATFERMADTLWARRGKDVTRLEANLRRVIGPEPSEAELRVLSREGMRSYFRYWCEAFRLPGWSRARILESIRIVDGHHLADGLATGRGVVVALPHMGNWDHAGAWATLAHSPVITVAERLKPEDLYEKFLAYRRGLGMDVIPLTGGDPPFPYLADKLRGGGLVCLLGDRDISRSGVPVTFFGSRAKFPAGPAALAVDTGAVLLTAALYLEDGRNTVRFREPVAVPTEGERSRRIFRSTQLVADQLEEGIRAHPADWHMLQRLWVEDLDPSRAPR encoded by the coding sequence GTGAGCACCGTCACGGACACCCTGGTGGCCTGGGGCTACGGCGCCGGCTGGTCAACGGTGCGCCGGATGCCCGAGCGCATGGCGTACGCCACGTTCGAGCGCATGGCCGACACCCTGTGGGCCCGCCGTGGCAAGGACGTGACCCGGCTCGAGGCGAACCTGCGCCGCGTGATCGGCCCGGAGCCCAGCGAGGCCGAGCTGCGGGTGCTCTCGCGGGAGGGGATGCGCTCATACTTCCGCTACTGGTGCGAGGCGTTCCGGCTCCCGGGCTGGAGCCGGGCCCGCATCCTGGAGTCGATCCGCATCGTGGACGGCCACCACCTCGCCGACGGCCTCGCCACGGGGCGCGGGGTCGTCGTCGCGCTGCCGCACATGGGCAACTGGGACCACGCCGGCGCGTGGGCCACGCTGGCGCATTCCCCGGTGATCACGGTGGCCGAGCGGCTCAAGCCCGAGGACCTCTACGAGAAGTTCCTGGCCTACCGCCGCGGGCTCGGGATGGACGTCATCCCGCTCACCGGTGGCGACCCGCCGTTCCCCTACCTCGCCGACAAGCTGCGCGGGGGCGGGCTGGTGTGCCTGCTGGGCGACCGCGACATCAGCAGGTCCGGCGTCCCGGTCACGTTCTTCGGCTCCCGCGCCAAGTTCCCGGCCGGCCCCGCCGCGCTGGCGGTCGACACCGGGGCGGTGCTGCTCACCGCGGCGCTCTACCTCGAGGACGGCCGCAACACCGTGCGCTTCCGCGAGCCCGTCGCGGTGCCCACCGAGGGCGAGCGCTCGCGGCGCATCTTCCGCTCGACGCAGCTGGTGGCCGACCAGCTCGAGGAGGGGATCCGCGCACATCCCGCCGACTGGCACATGCTCCAGCGGCTGTGGGTGGAGGACCTCGACCCGAGCAGGGCGCCGCGGTGA
- the ruvA gene encoding Holliday junction branch migration protein RuvA: protein MIAYVRGAVASLGPDTAVVDVAGVGLELQCAPGTLAELRVGQTATLAASLVVREDSLTLYGFADEDERSVFEILQTVSGVGPRLAQALLAVHSPDALRQAVATEDVAALMQVSGVGRKGAQRLVLELKDRLGAPSGPVVDLSAPPAAAAPAWHGQVHAALVGLGWSAKEAEAALVAVAEDTPPDADVAAVLRAALRSLDRG, encoded by the coding sequence GTGATCGCCTACGTCCGCGGGGCCGTGGCGTCCCTGGGTCCCGACACCGCCGTGGTGGACGTGGCCGGCGTCGGGCTCGAGCTGCAGTGCGCGCCGGGCACGCTCGCCGAGCTGCGCGTCGGGCAGACCGCCACGCTGGCCGCCTCCCTGGTGGTGCGCGAGGACTCGCTGACGCTCTACGGCTTCGCCGACGAGGACGAGCGCAGCGTGTTCGAGATCCTCCAGACGGTCAGCGGGGTGGGGCCGCGGCTGGCCCAGGCGCTGCTCGCCGTCCACTCTCCCGACGCCCTGCGCCAGGCCGTGGCCACCGAGGACGTCGCCGCGCTCATGCAGGTCTCCGGCGTCGGCCGCAAGGGCGCCCAACGGCTCGTGCTCGAGCTCAAGGACCGGCTCGGCGCCCCGAGCGGACCCGTCGTCGACCTCTCCGCGCCGCCGGCCGCCGCGGCGCCCGCCTGGCACGGGCAGGTGCACGCGGCGCTCGTGGGTCTGGGCTGGTCGGCCAAGGAGGCCGAGGCCGCGCTGGTCGCCGTCGCCGAGGACACCCCGCCCGACGCCGATGTCGCCGCCGTGCTGCGCGCGGCCCTGCGCTCGCTGGACCGCGGATGA
- a CDS encoding CDP-alcohol phosphatidyltransferase family protein, giving the protein MLNNTSARRVLAVVVEPLARGLLRMGVSPDAVTLVGTLGAATGALVFFPRQQWFVGTIVIVAFIFSDMLDGTMARLSGRQGPWGAYLDSTLDRVGDGAIFTGLALGFMAAGDTRTAAVALACLVGGAVVSYAKARAEGLGATANVGIAERAERLLIALFAAGLYGLGIPYLLPAALWVLAVLSWVTVAQRMWHVRGQLRTTTEPAP; this is encoded by the coding sequence ATGCTCAACAACACCTCAGCCCGCCGGGTGCTCGCGGTCGTCGTCGAGCCGCTGGCCCGCGGGCTCCTGCGGATGGGCGTCTCGCCGGACGCCGTCACGCTCGTCGGCACGCTCGGCGCCGCCACCGGTGCGCTGGTCTTCTTCCCGCGCCAGCAGTGGTTCGTGGGCACGATCGTGATCGTCGCCTTCATCTTCAGCGACATGCTCGACGGCACCATGGCCCGGCTGTCCGGCCGCCAGGGCCCGTGGGGGGCCTACCTCGACTCGACGCTCGACCGGGTGGGCGACGGCGCGATCTTCACCGGACTCGCGCTGGGCTTCATGGCCGCGGGCGACACCCGGACGGCGGCCGTGGCGCTGGCCTGCCTCGTGGGCGGCGCCGTCGTCTCCTACGCCAAGGCCAGGGCCGAGGGCCTGGGCGCGACGGCCAACGTGGGCATCGCGGAGCGCGCCGAGCGCCTGCTCATCGCCCTGTTCGCCGCGGGCCTCTACGGGCTCGGCATCCCCTACCTGCTGCCGGCCGCGCTGTGGGTGCTGGCGGTGCTGTCGTGGGTGACGGTCGCGCAGCGAATGTGGCACGTGCGGGGGCAGCTGCGGACCACCACGGAGCCGGCCCCGTGA
- a CDS encoding glycosyltransferase: MRVGIVCPYDWSTPGGVQFHVRDLAVALQRLGHEVSVLSPCEDESDLPDYVVSSGRPVSVSYNGSKAKVALGPVSTRRVRRWLRHGEFDVLHVQEPAAPSISLLSLWSARGPIVATWHSSMERSRALSAAYPVVQTALEKVSARIAVSEAARQTLVEHMGGDAVLIPNGVDCSAFGHAEPLPGWPGDGGALFFIGRIDEPRKGLPVLLAAMPAIAAAHPGVRLLVAGPGDDAELRAGLSPDVSARVEYLGLVSEEDKARAFVSADLYVAPNTGGESFGIVLLEAMASGTPVLASDLEAFRRVTAEGRAGASFANEDPADLARAAIRLLDDAAERERLRREGLVRVRDYDWQTVARRVVEVYEAVTVTGEKVREDFRGQVIGRLSTRPGRTEPA, from the coding sequence ATGAGGGTCGGGATCGTCTGCCCGTACGACTGGTCGACGCCGGGCGGCGTCCAGTTCCACGTGCGCGACCTCGCGGTGGCGCTCCAGCGCCTCGGCCACGAGGTGTCGGTGCTCTCGCCGTGCGAGGACGAGTCGGACCTGCCGGACTACGTCGTGTCGAGCGGGCGGCCCGTGTCGGTGTCCTACAACGGCTCCAAGGCCAAGGTCGCGCTCGGGCCGGTGTCGACGCGCCGCGTGCGGCGCTGGCTGCGCCACGGCGAGTTCGACGTCCTGCACGTGCAGGAGCCGGCCGCGCCGAGCATCTCGCTGCTGTCGCTGTGGTCCGCGCGCGGCCCGATCGTGGCCACGTGGCACTCGTCCATGGAGCGCTCGCGCGCGCTCTCCGCCGCCTACCCGGTCGTGCAGACCGCCCTCGAGAAGGTGAGTGCCCGCATCGCGGTGAGCGAGGCCGCGCGCCAGACCCTCGTCGAGCACATGGGCGGTGACGCCGTGCTCATCCCCAACGGCGTCGACTGCTCGGCCTTCGGGCACGCCGAGCCGCTCCCGGGCTGGCCGGGCGACGGGGGAGCGCTGTTCTTCATCGGCCGGATCGACGAGCCGCGCAAGGGCCTGCCGGTGCTGCTCGCGGCCATGCCCGCCATCGCGGCTGCGCACCCGGGCGTGCGACTGCTGGTGGCCGGCCCGGGCGACGACGCGGAGCTGCGGGCGGGACTGTCCCCGGACGTGTCGGCGCGGGTGGAGTACCTCGGCCTGGTGTCGGAGGAGGACAAGGCCCGCGCGTTCGTGTCGGCGGACCTCTACGTGGCGCCCAACACGGGCGGCGAGAGCTTCGGCATCGTGCTGCTCGAGGCCATGGCCAGCGGAACCCCCGTCCTGGCCAGCGACCTCGAGGCATTCCGGCGCGTCACCGCCGAGGGGCGGGCGGGGGCGTCGTTCGCCAACGAGGACCCGGCCGACCTCGCGCGGGCCGCGATCCGCCTGCTCGACGACGCCGCGGAGCGCGAGCGGCTGCGCCGCGAGGGGCTCGTGCGGGTGCGCGACTACGACTGGCAGACGGTCGCCCGCCGGGTGGTCGAGGTGTACGAGGCGGTCACCGTCACGGGCGAGAAGGTCCGCGAGGACTTCCGCGGCCAGGTCATCGGCCGGCTGTCGACCCGTCCCGGCCGGACCGAGCCGGCATGA
- a CDS encoding DUF3048 domain-containing protein: MRGVRHHRTTRTAGLAAVAAAALALAACSSGDSSAPSSTPAAASSSTSAAAASETPSASPTVDTGIPAGASPFSGRAGGAGKRVLVVKYDNTLNAQPQTGLKDADIVYIEEVEYGLTRIAAVFSTKLPPVVGPVRSARISDIDLLAQFGKPAFAYSGSQHRLRPVLARASIYDVSGDMGPAGYFRDLHRPAPYNFMGKPAELMKRAPHASVARDIGFVFAVPTPSGGVKVHSAKVPYPASSAQFVWDSAAKSFDVSMNGRPARATEGGIQHATTVVLQFVKQRDSGYHDKFGGRTPLLTTTGTGKAWVLRDGRAYLATWSRPVATGGTTFTDKAGNVIDFAPGQVWVALVNRSAKVTFG; encoded by the coding sequence GTGCGAGGCGTGAGGCACCACCGGACCACCAGGACGGCCGGGCTGGCCGCCGTCGCCGCGGCCGCGCTGGCCCTCGCGGCCTGCTCCTCGGGCGACTCGTCGGCCCCGAGCAGCACGCCCGCGGCGGCGTCGTCGTCCACGTCGGCGGCCGCGGCCAGCGAGACGCCGAGCGCGAGCCCCACGGTGGACACCGGCATCCCGGCCGGCGCGTCGCCGTTCTCCGGACGCGCCGGCGGAGCGGGCAAGCGGGTGCTGGTGGTCAAGTACGACAACACGCTCAACGCGCAGCCGCAGACCGGGCTCAAGGACGCCGACATCGTCTACATCGAGGAGGTCGAGTACGGCCTCACCCGGATCGCGGCGGTGTTCTCGACCAAGCTCCCGCCCGTGGTGGGCCCGGTGCGCAGCGCCCGCATCTCCGACATCGACCTGCTCGCCCAGTTCGGCAAGCCGGCGTTCGCCTACTCCGGCAGCCAGCACCGGCTGCGTCCGGTGCTGGCGCGTGCGTCGATCTACGACGTCTCCGGCGACATGGGACCGGCGGGCTACTTCCGCGACCTGCACCGGCCCGCGCCCTACAACTTCATGGGCAAGCCGGCCGAGCTCATGAAGCGCGCGCCGCACGCCTCGGTGGCCCGCGACATCGGCTTCGTCTTCGCCGTCCCGACGCCCAGCGGCGGCGTCAAGGTGCACAGCGCGAAGGTGCCCTACCCGGCGTCCTCGGCGCAGTTCGTGTGGGACTCCGCGGCGAAGTCCTTCGACGTCAGCATGAACGGGCGCCCCGCGCGGGCGACCGAGGGCGGCATCCAGCACGCCACCACCGTGGTGCTCCAGTTCGTCAAGCAGCGCGACTCCGGCTACCACGACAAGTTCGGTGGCCGGACGCCGCTGCTCACCACCACCGGCACGGGCAAGGCGTGGGTGCTGCGCGACGGCCGCGCCTACCTCGCCACCTGGTCGCGCCCGGTGGCGACCGGCGGCACCACGTTCACCGACAAGGCGGGCAACGTCATCGACTTCGCGCCCGGACAGGTGTGGGTGGCCCTGGTGAACCGCAGCGCCAAGGTCACCTTCGGCTGA
- the pdxT gene encoding pyridoxal 5'-phosphate synthase glutaminase subunit PdxT, with the protein MSTAPLVGVLALQGDVREHVRALAAAGAQTRAVRRPEELEGLDGLVIPGGESTTMSKLAVRWGLLEPLRDLVRRGVPAYGSCAGMIMLADRIEGGRPDQETVGGLDATVRRNAFGRQVDSFEADLDVPVLGPPALHAVFIRAPWVESVGPDVTVLGTVAAGPAAGRIVAVRQGTVLATSFHPELTGDHRVHAYFVEMVREQA; encoded by the coding sequence GTGAGCACGGCCCCGCTGGTCGGGGTCCTCGCCCTCCAGGGCGACGTGCGCGAGCACGTCCGGGCGCTCGCGGCCGCGGGCGCGCAGACGCGTGCCGTCCGTCGCCCCGAGGAGCTCGAGGGCCTCGACGGCCTCGTGATCCCCGGTGGCGAGTCCACCACCATGAGCAAGCTCGCGGTGCGCTGGGGGCTGCTCGAGCCGTTGCGCGACCTGGTGCGCCGCGGCGTGCCGGCCTACGGCTCGTGCGCCGGGATGATCATGCTGGCCGACCGGATCGAGGGCGGCCGGCCGGACCAGGAGACCGTGGGCGGGCTCGACGCCACGGTGCGGCGCAACGCCTTCGGCCGCCAGGTGGACAGCTTCGAGGCCGACCTCGACGTTCCCGTGCTCGGGCCGCCCGCCCTGCACGCGGTGTTCATCCGCGCGCCGTGGGTGGAGAGCGTGGGGCCGGACGTGACGGTGCTCGGGACGGTCGCCGCCGGTCCGGCCGCCGGTAGGATCGTGGCGGTGCGCCAGGGGACCGTGCTGGCGACCTCCTTCCACCCGGAGCTGACCGGCGACCACCGGGTGCACGCGTACTTCGTCGAGATGGTGAGAGAGCAGGCATGA
- the yajC gene encoding preprotein translocase subunit YajC produces the protein MRAVPRPRRPAGPHLARPGGHARGVGAPGPHPAPGQHARAAVRGARRRRGRPRRARGFGSGRRPCLDSTLHAGPDGPAPTKGPVVDLGVVLPLLLLAAAFYLLILRPTRTRQAAARATQAALAPGRRVMTTAGLFGTVVSIEDGEVELEIAPGVVVRYVVAAVAQVLDVPAGPDLADDSSGATGPGDARPEPGTGTGGPASSPGGDTPEG, from the coding sequence GTGCGAGCCGTTCCTCGTCCGCGCCGGCCTGCTGGCCCGCACCTCGCGCGGCCGGGCGGCCACGCCCGCGGCGTGGGAGCACCTGGGCCTCACCCCGCCCCGGGGCAGCACGCCCGTGCCGCCGTTCGCGGAGCTCGGCGACGCCGAGGACGCCCCCGACGGGCGCGAGGATTCGGGTCCGGGCGCCGGCCCTGCCTAGACTCGACGCTCCACGCCGGGCCGGACGGGCCCGCGCCGACGAAGGGCCCCGTTGTGGACCTGGGCGTTGTGCTGCCCCTCCTGCTGCTCGCGGCGGCGTTCTACCTGCTCATCCTGCGTCCCACCCGCACCCGCCAGGCGGCGGCGCGGGCCACGCAGGCGGCGCTCGCCCCCGGCCGTCGCGTCATGACCACCGCGGGCCTGTTCGGCACCGTGGTGAGCATCGAGGACGGCGAGGTCGAGCTCGAGATCGCCCCGGGGGTGGTCGTGCGCTACGTCGTGGCCGCCGTCGCGCAGGTGCTCGACGTCCCGGCCGGGCCGGATCTCGCCGACGACTCCTCGGGTGCGACCGGGCCCGGGGACGCCCGCCCGGAGCCGGGAACCGGCACGGGCGGCCCGGCGTCCTCACCGGGGGGCGACACGCCTGAGGGCTAG
- the pdxS gene encoding pyridoxal 5'-phosphate synthase lyase subunit PdxS — protein MPDQPESATPGTAAAGRPEVGTARVKRGMAEMLKGGVIMDVVTPEQAKIAEDAGAVAVMALERVPADIRAQGGVARMSDPDMIQGIIESVSIPVMAKARIGHFAEAQVLQALGVDYIDESEVLTPADYENHIDKWGFTVPFVCGATNLGEALRRITEGAAMIRSKGEAGTGDVSNATTHMRRIRGELARLRSMSKDELYVAAKELQAPYDLVAEVAELGELPVVLFTAGGIATPADAAMMMQLGAQGVFVGSGIFKSGNPAQRADAIVQATLHYDDPGIVAKVSRGLGEAMVGINVADLPVHHRLEDRGW, from the coding sequence ATGCCCGACCAGCCCGAGTCCGCCACCCCCGGCACCGCCGCCGCCGGACGCCCCGAGGTGGGCACCGCGCGGGTCAAGCGCGGCATGGCCGAGATGCTCAAGGGCGGCGTGATCATGGACGTCGTCACGCCTGAGCAGGCGAAGATCGCCGAGGACGCCGGGGCCGTCGCGGTCATGGCGCTCGAGCGGGTCCCCGCCGACATCCGGGCCCAGGGCGGCGTCGCGCGCATGTCCGACCCGGACATGATCCAGGGGATCATCGAGTCCGTCTCGATCCCCGTGATGGCCAAGGCGCGCATCGGCCACTTCGCCGAGGCGCAGGTGCTCCAGGCTCTCGGCGTCGACTACATCGACGAGTCCGAGGTGCTCACCCCCGCCGACTACGAGAACCACATCGACAAGTGGGGCTTCACCGTCCCCTTCGTGTGCGGCGCGACCAACCTCGGCGAGGCCCTGCGCCGGATCACCGAGGGCGCGGCGATGATCCGCTCCAAGGGCGAGGCCGGCACGGGCGACGTGTCGAACGCCACCACGCACATGCGCCGCATCCGCGGCGAGCTGGCCCGGCTGCGGTCGATGTCCAAGGACGAGCTGTACGTCGCCGCCAAGGAGCTGCAGGCCCCGTACGACCTCGTGGCCGAGGTGGCCGAGCTCGGCGAGCTCCCCGTGGTGCTGTTCACCGCCGGCGGCATCGCGACCCCGGCCGACGCCGCGATGATGATGCAGCTCGGTGCGCAGGGCGTGTTCGTCGGCTCCGGCATCTTCAAGTCCGGCAACCCGGCCCAGCGCGCCGACGCGATCGTGCAGGCGACCCTGCACTACGACGACCCCGGGATCGTGGCCAAGGTGAGCCGCGGGCTCGGCGAGGCCATGGTGGGGATCAACGTCGCCGACCTTCCGGTCCACCACCGCCTCGAGGACCGCGGCTGGTGA